The stretch of DNA CCGCCGCCTCCCTCTACCAGGCCAACGTCGTCCTCACCTGGAAGCGCGGTATCCAGCGAGTCGTGGGCAACCTCGCCGGTGTCGTCCTCTTCGGCCTCATCTCCCCGGTGGCCGATCTCGGGCCCGCCGCCCTCGTCCTGTTCTGCCTGGCCTTCAGCTTCGGGGCGGAGGCGCTGATGTCCCGCAACTACTGGCTCGGCAGTATCTGCGTCACGCCCATGGCGCTGCTCATCACGGAATTCGCCCGCTACCAAGGGACCGGCGGGCTCATGGCCGACCGGGCCGTCGACACGGTCCTCGGAGCCGTCGTCGGCGTGCTCGCCGCCTTCCTGGTCACGAACAGGCGCGCGAGCGACCACATCGAACACGCCCTCACCGCCGTCCAGCACGCCACCGAGGCGGCCGAGAGCGCCCTCGCGGGGCCCGCACCCGGCTCCGCCACGCTGGAAGGCACGCGTCGCACTCTGGCGGGCTCGCTCGTGGACCTGCGCGCCGCCGTCGAAGCGGCGTCGGGGGAGTGGTGGCAGCGTGCCCTGCCGCAGGAGCGGGTGGTCGCGGCGGAACGCGCGGGACACCGTACGCTCGCGGCAACGGTACGAAGGCAAGGGCTGAGGGTCCTTGAGGACCTGCGGGACCTGGAGGACACGACGACATGACGACAGCGAACGGCGGGGCGGCGGAAGCCACCGGGGCGAACGGCCGCGTGGCGCGGGACACCGTCGCCACCGTGGTGGGCCAGTGGCAGGCGGTGCACCCGGGGATCGACACAGGGCCCATGGAGATCATCGGCCGCATCAACCGCTGCGCCGCCCTCCTCCAGCAGGCCGAGGACGCGCCGCTGCGCAGGCGTGGACTGAGCCGCGCCGAGTTCGATCTGCTGGGGGCGCTGCGCAGGACCGGGGACGTGCTGACCCCGGGGGAGCTGGCGCGCGAGACCTTCTCCTCCGGCGCCGCGGTCACCAAGCGGCTGCGCGGTCTCCAGGAGCGCGCGCTGGTGGAGCGCCGCCCCGACACCAGGGACAGACGCGTCGCCCTG from Streptomyces tsukubensis encodes:
- a CDS encoding MarR family winged helix-turn-helix transcriptional regulator, with the translated sequence MTTANGGAAEATGANGRVARDTVATVVGQWQAVHPGIDTGPMEIIGRINRCAALLQQAEDAPLRRRGLSRAEFDLLGALRRTGDVLTPGELARETFSSGAAVTKRLRGLQERALVERRPDTRDRRVALVTLTAEGRDLVDALLPEQLAYESAVLAGLDDEGHRDLTDRLGELLGQLEGRLGGPRP